One stretch of Emys orbicularis isolate rEmyOrb1 chromosome 5, rEmyOrb1.hap1, whole genome shotgun sequence DNA includes these proteins:
- the THAP9 gene encoding DNA transposase THAP9, translating into MTRSCSALGCTTRDTGLSRKRGISFHQFPIDDIQRTKWIHAVNRADPKSKKVWIPGPGAILCSRHFAEADFESYGMRRKLRKGAVPSVFLYKDPLSTYLRNRRSQKALKQPLSHNSPDEEVITADHNYSLKNPATAAEQQTEMKEIIQLPQKKLVAARRCLSYRQRNVFSVINELAKKKLLSEEAMSLLQAQFSDLQWEPYSWRQMTEYSTEMRQFACTLHLYSSKAYDYVRKNCPLPHPSSLTNWLSNDEGSPGFSNSIFFHLQQRVEQGEQAYQYCSLMIEGMALKKQLEWDPGTRRLVGFVDLGAGALDADEAPLASEAIVLMAVGVLGHWRAPLGYFFVNGTTGHLLAQLLYQTISKLTNIGIRVLSVTSAATAHGVELAKALGICIDANNMQCTFQHPHSATHQITYFFDACQMLQLIRNVFQCFHRIQSINETAHWQHIVDLVTLQEKELLHISDRLSGRPRNSESCHLRVNYAAQLFSESVAGTLECLQLLGLSSFQNCSGTIKFVRLMSYLFDIFHGRSCYGTGLKGPVSSENYAKIHRLLTEAKSVFVALTDTSGRHFLKGKHKLGFLGFLLNAESLKWLYTNYVFPKSMPFRYLLTYTFSLDHLELFLSTLRQACASCDNPTCMMFQTAYSKLLTKYNLTPGLHQNLLLGDMNTLDVSIVRRTDLALDTIHSQYNRGCVAIPTKDYIYCTGHISFNSTLSYALTDLSLYAESITYTAACVAEKLAAAIRCEACVTSLFVSDDKILKCGSLLCIKKIGSWSLPSESVHQIVSISEQVLKTHARVKGYNLNLKQQDMYLEQKILYELSEQSHLFSELNNHLFDGELCVTNHYTMLLRNIVQCYLNVRAEHAKKWGLEYCSGRHGAKKLTRKHPFSSSLKTYKSIQILPVP; encoded by the exons ATGACCCGCAGCTGCTCCGCTCTGGGCTGCACCACGCGGGACACCGGGCTGAGCCGGAAGCGGGGCATCTCCTTCCAcca GTTTCCCATTGATGACATACAGCGTACAAAATGGATCCATGCTGTTAATCGAGCAGACCCCAAAAGCAAAAAGGTTTGGATTCCAGGACCTGGTGCCATATTGTGTTCCAGACATTTTGCAGAAGCAGACTTTGAATCATATGGTATGAGAAGAAAACTAAGGAAAGGAGCTGTACCTTCTGTTTTTCTATACAAG GATCCTCTGAGTACATATCTTAGAAATAGAAGATCCCAGAAAGCATTAAAGCAGCCACTCTCACATAATTCTCCCGATGAGGAGGTCATTACTGCAGATCACAACTATAGCTTAAAGAATCCTGCAACGGCTGCTGAGCAACAGACAGAAATGAAAGAAATAATACAGTTGCCTCAAAAGAAACTTGTTGCAGCACGAAGGTGTCTCTCATACCGACAACGAAATGTCTTTAGTGTAATCAATGAGCTTGCAAAGAAGAAGCTGCTCTCTGAAGAAGCTATGAGCCTGCTGCAGGCCCAGTTTTCAG atttgcaGTGGGAGCCATACAGCTGGAGACAGATGACTGAGTACTCCACAGAAATGAGGCAGTTTGCCTGTACTCTCCACCTCTATAGTAGTAAAGCCTATGATTATGTAAGAAAGAATTGTCCCCTGCCTcatccttccagcctgacaaA CTGGTTGTCTAATGATGAAGGTAGTCCAGGCTTCAGCAACAGTATTTTCTTTCACCTTCAGCAGAGAGTAGAGCAAGGAGAACAGGCATACCAGTATTGCTCACTGATGATCGAGGGTATGGCTCTCAAGAAACAGCTGGAGTGGGACCCTGGGACTCGACGTCTGGTTGGGTTTGTAGACCTAGGTGCAGGAGCACTTGATGCTGATGAAGCACCACTGGCCTCAGAAGCTATAGTCCTAATGGCAGTAGGTGTTCTTGGTCACTGGAGAGCTCCCCTGGGTTATTTCTTTGTAAATGGAACCACTGGCCATTTACTAGCTCAACTGCTTTATCAGACCATCAGCAAGCTGACTAACATAGGTATCAGAGTTCTCTCTGTGacatctgcagccactgctcacgGTGTTGAGTTGGCAAAGGCGTTGGGCATCTGTATTGATGCCAACAACATGCAGTGCACTTTTCAGCATCCTCACAGTGCCACTCATCAGATCACATATTTCTTTGATGCTTGCCAAATGCTCCAGTTAATAAGGAACGTGTTTCAGTGCTTTCACAGGATACAGTCCATTAATGAAACAGCACACTGGCAGCACATAGTGGACCTAGTGACTCTGCAGGAGAAGGAATTACTGCATATTAGTGACAGATTGTCAGGAAGACCCAGAAATAGTGAAAGCTGTCACTTGAGGGTGAACTACGCAGCACAGCTGTTCAGTGAGAGTGTTGCTGGCACGCTGGAATGTCTCCAGTTGTTGGGCCTGTCTTCTTTTCAGAACTGCAGTGGGACCATCAAATTTGTGCGCTTGATGAGCTATCTGTTTGACATTTTTCACGGAAGAAGCTGTTACGGAACGGGATTGAAAGGGCCTGTGTCCTCTGAAAATTATGCCAAGATACATCGCCTCTTAACGGAGGCTAAAAGTGTCTTTGTTGCATTAACTGACACTTCGGGGAGACACTTCCTGAAAGGTAAACATAAATTAGGATTTTTAGGTTTTTTGCTTAATGCTGAGAGCTTAAAATGGCTTTACACAAACTATGTATTTCCAAAGAGCATGCCCTTCCGCTACCTCCTGACTTACACATTCAGCCTAGATCATCTGGAATTATTTCTCAGCACCCTCAGACAAGCATGTGCTAGCTGCGATAACCCTACCTGCATGATGTTCCAGACTGCTTATTCTAAACTGCTGACCAAGTATAATTTGACACCAGGATTACATCAGAATCTTCTTTTAGGTGACATGAACACCTTAGATGTATCTATTGTTCGTAGGACAGATTTGGCCCTTGATACTATTCATTCTCAGTACAATCGGGGTTGTGTGGCGATTCCAACAAAGGACTACATTTACTGTACAGGCCATATTTCATTTAACTCTACACTGAGTTATGCATTGACAGATCTGTCACTATATGCAGAAAGCATCACCTATACTGCTGCCTGTGTTGCTGAGAAATTAGCAGCTGCCATAAGATGTGAAGCCTGTGTCACTTCTCTCTTCGTGTCAGATGACAAAATCCTAAAATGTGGTTCACTGTTGTGCATTAAAAAGATCGGGAGCTGGAGTTTGCCATCAGAGAGCGTGCATCAGATTGTGAGTATTTCTGAGCAAGTCCTAAAAACGCATGCAAGAGTGAAAGGCTATAACCTAAACCTCAAGCAACAGGATATGTATTTAGAACAGAAAATTTTATATGAGTTATCTGAACAGAGTCACCTTTTCTCGGAGTTAAATAATCACCTATTTGATGGGGAGTTGTGTGTCACCAATCACTACACAATGCTGTTGAGGAACATAGTGCAATGTTATTTAAATGTCAGAGCTGAACATGCAAAAAAATGGGGTTTGGAATACTGTTCTGGAAGGCATGGAGCGAAGAAGTTGACTAGGAAACATCCATTTTCATCATCATTAAAGACTTATAAATCTATCCAAATCTTACCTGTGCCATAA